The Chaetodon auriga isolate fChaAug3 chromosome 20, fChaAug3.hap1, whole genome shotgun sequence genome contains the following window.
CGTATGTGATCCCGCCTTGGCGGATGATTTGAAGGGTCAGCTTCTGGGCGACGTGGTGGTGACCCGGGCTCATCCTGCGGCCCACGTTCTTCCACATCACGTAGATCATGCAGCCCGCCATCAGGTAGAACTCCATGTGGAAGGGAAAAAGGACTTCGAAGCCTTTCCTGAAGGTGAGGCAGGCTGTGCTCGCGCTGCACTGACAGAAGGTCCAGTTGAAGTTTCCTGCAGGAAACATGAAGGACCTCGTTTAAGCACAGATCCACGGTGCAACACCAGCTCACCTGCCTCACAATAACTACCTGCTAAATCAGAGACATCTGCCTCAGGTGAGTCTGTGGCTCTGAAATCAAGCTCACTCTCTTTCTCAAACTCGATCTCCTCGTGGATGGTGTCCTCGGTCACAGcgttcagccacagcagcaggtcGGTGGAGAGGATCAGCATCAGCCCGGACCTGCAGCGGGCGAACACACTCAATACCAAACACATCCACCTGAAGCCGCAACTGACAATCAGCATTTACTATCAGCTAGAAAATATGTGGAAAAGGTAAGAAAGGTCAGTAAAACATAACGCGTGATGCACCTGGTGATTATCTTGTGTCTGTGAATGCAGTCTTTGGAGTGAGCCCACAGTAAATATGTCTGCAACAGAAAAGAAGCAGATATTCAAGAAGGAGACGATAGCAGAGAGTCGTGAGGACAAAACGCTAAGAATTTAAAGATTACTGTGATCAATCTGTCGTGCTCTGATGCtacagaaaaatgactgaaacgaCAAACAATGAGCCAGAGGTCATATTGAACCCAGTCCAGAACTGAAGCGCTGATCTTGTCTTACGAATCCCTTAAACCTTTAATGGATTTAAGGTTTATTTGAGAGATCTGTCCTTTAATCCTGCATGTGTTTACAGAAATCTGAGGAGTGAATTTAACAGTCTGTTAGATTTAGATTCAGAGGTAGTTCAATTCACAGATGAAGGAGTGAATTTAACAGTCTGTTAGATTTAGATTCAGAGGTAGTTCAATTCAcagatgaagaccatgagatgcagcagaaagcagagaagaagaccTCTGAGTTAAGGTTAGACTGAAACACAGAGTTCAAGGGATGGCTGTGTTTAGAGTTTATTTACCACCTAAAACAAATTCAGCTCCGAGTCGTCTTCATCATTTTGGCTCAACACGTTGACATTTtgagctttttgtcttttcatgttaattaaaattcagattcagaagATGTTATTGATCCCTGGAGGGAAATTGCTTGTTTGCAGTACAAACTGTGTGCTCTACACACCGttagaggagaaggaggaaataaAATACTTTCTCAACTCATTTCACTCCGTTCGATATcacctctgtttctcctttctGACTTTACTGTAAAGGTCACTTATGGCAGCATAAAACATTATTGAAACATTAAtcaggctcttttttttctaccatTAAATGTTGCTGAacgtctttctttcttctggatttgctgttttctcagAGTAAAGTAGCAGCTGAGCTGTTGTCTCTACCTGCAGCGTGAGGAAAGGAGCCTCGAAGAACGGGGAGAGCACCTGAGCAGCAGGTTTACACTCCCTCATGCTGATCAAATAACCGATCCTGCAGAtgtacagcagcagactgaaggcagcaaacagcaggaggacgcctggagcagagcaggagagagaggcacgTTTCATTGGATGATCCACAGCACATGTTCTCTTAGAATCTGTCAGATGTGACACCGAGGAGCTTACAGGTGACAGCGACTCCCCCGGCGTGGTGGTCTTTATGTGGGCAGATGTCGGGCTGATTCCTGGCCCGCAGCAGGTACCACAGCATCCACACCAAGCTGAgccccatcagcagcagcatgaacacCTCGGGCTCCTGGTGCTTCAGGCCCCCCGAACTGAAAGCCTGTCCGGCCACCAGGGCGGCTCCCAGCAGCACCATGTTGAGCCCCAGCAGCCCAGAGATCAGGCGCCTCCCGCTGGGAACCCAGGCCGGCTCCGGCTCCGGCTCCGGCTCCGGCTCCGGCTCCTGGACCTGATGGTCTGAGCTCTGGACTGGTTCATCGCTGGGGGGGTTTCCAGGTGTCTCACAGAAGGATCCCAGCTCTGTGGCTCCAGGATCTGAATCCATATTCACCTTTAAGTCCCTCTTCTAAAAACACTCTTTCTTAAAAATCCTCggtcttcttttcctctttttcattcGGTTTTCTGTCTTGAAGTCACACTTCAGGTGAAGTCCAGCCACTCAGCAGGTGAAGGCATGTGAAGGTGCCGGTAATCCTCCTGTTCCGCCTTCCAACACTGGTGTGGGTGTGGTCACGATACAGTACATTAATGACAACACACCTGTCATAGGAAAAGCAACAGGTATCATGTTTCCTTTTCATGCCCACCTTTTTTCCACCTGTTGTGTCACCTGAACAAAGTTTACCTCATGGTCCCTGAGCAGAATCTCTGTCCACCTACAGCCTCGTTCTTCTAAAAGTCAGtgacctgcttttattttgaaagggttTATCAGCTGGGCTCTGCGCCATATCGACACAAGGAACTGATTCATGAGCGTAACCTCACTCTTATCGCTGCAGAGCCTCAAGTAACGGCTAATGCTTCAGTCGAGACTGATAACCTGCTGCCTGAGTTTCACTCTCACCTGTACGATCATAAAGGTGCTTTGCATGTTTCAGCCCATTTAAAAGGCATTAAGCCTGCTTTACATCAcagctttgtcttttctcttcccTACTGTATGAAAACCAATCCGAAAGCCATAAAACTCACCCAGAAGTCTGAAACTAGTCGTCATAgatgtaaagtgtgtgtgtgatttggggTTAATGACCTAAAACAAGTGAACACACCCTTTAAGTGGAGCTGTGCAGTGTGCTGCATTTAAAGGCTCGTGGTGGCTTTGCATGTTATAGCCCATTAACCACAAACTTCATCTCTTAATGCAAACCAGGCAGCTGCGTTTTACATTGTGAACGTATGTTTGAGGCATCTGTTAATTTCCATACGCTCTGAAAATCTCTTGTGATTCCATATAAATGATCTAATTActaaagaaatgtgtttatttgctttctagCAGTGAGATCCGTCAGTTTTGGGTTTTAAttcctttatttcctgttttatgttgaaagagtTTCTCCTCGCGTGTCTTCCTGTGTTTCATTACTTAATTAGCCTCAGGTGTATTTAGTCCA
Protein-coding sequences here:
- the LOC143339133 gene encoding proton channel OTOP3-like: MDSDPGATELGSFCETPGNPPSDEPVQSSDHQVQEPEPEPEPEPEPAWVPSGRRLISGLLGLNMVLLGAALVAGQAFSSGGLKHQEPEVFMLLLMGLSLVWMLWYLLRARNQPDICPHKDHHAGGVAVTCVLLLFAAFSLLLYICRIGYLISMRECKPAAQVLSPFFEAPFLTLQTYLLWAHSKDCIHRHKIITRSGLMLILSTDLLLWLNAVTEDTIHEEIEFEKESELDFRATDSPEADVSDLAGNFNWTFCQCSASTACLTFRKGFEVLFPFHMEFYLMAGCMIYVMWKNVGRRMSPGHHHVAQKLTLQIIRQGGITYGLVLGALVLVAGVTFFVLYQVWVSQRERRHTAFLIFYGYHLAVMPVMSLCCVAGMLVHRLERRVNEGGHNPTRSLDVILLVGAALGQLTLSYFSLVAALAVGAKGPLEGLNLSYSLLSLLELILQNIFIIQGLHRHPNLLAKKKEKQWSNIFKPKKKAAVSTQEESRTGLSLLEGNTSAAAAEDPGKKPWTKRVMKEICAFLILSNVMLWIIPAFGVHPQFENGLGKHFFGFSTWFVLVNLGQPLSVFYRMHSVAALMELLISA